A region from the Triplophysa rosa unplaced genomic scaffold, Trosa_1v2 scaffold124_ERROPOS303670, whole genome shotgun sequence genome encodes:
- the knop1 gene encoding lysine-rich nucleolar protein 1, with product MAVDGAIKEKKKKKKIKEDGVGATAKNGGPQNITKYQHASVQTTIKTEPSEVNICKGEQHEYDTTEKKKKKKKKKIKEEKVEVNEHVALCHDGSVQTPVKTELLEINISEGGLEKSDLPQKEKKKKKKMKKESEHLQENVMEVSNSEPGEKMERKRKKKKKMDVEVKEEVDVGHSGKMKKKKRKNIEDEEQNPESGDGEVKKKRKKTEKNIKTTVERDAEPTKKRKIKEKNASLKTENNKEKTVKANKEKLALVEEETNEKNVNTEKRSKKKKKRLENLDEGHREGPAPVNGTKAKTGDVTGAMRSSKHKMKKSIKLEVDDVIEEELQEYKKSKQDENKSTEKKDVVFLSARPGNQDEVSIDQARRLALQEDIDKESQPKPNLGQWSTAQFDSSDKQAKFMRLMGGFKKSSQPITGSSGQANMALGKEGQQTLQQGLLGEFERAQSRHLDFRNKGIGLGFTPPSNKKFAIDVNARNSIRFDD from the exons ATGGCAGTTGATGGGGCGATcaaagagaagaaaaagaagaaaaaaataaaggaaGATGGAGTGGGGGCGACCGCTAAAAATGGAGGTCCCCAAAACATAACAAAGTATCAGCATGCTTCTGTCCAGACGACTATTAAAACAGAACCGTCAGAGGTAAACATCTGTAAAGGAGAGCAACATGAGTATGACACCactgagaaaaaaaagaagaaaaagaagaagaaaatcaAAGAGGAAAAAGTAGAAGTAAACGAACATGTTGCATTGTGTCATGATGGGTCTGTCCAGACTCCTGTGAAAACAGAACTGTTGGAAATAAATATCAGTGAAGGAGGCCTGGAGAAAAGTGATCTTCctcagaaagagaaaaagaagaagaaaaagatgaaaaaagagTCCGAACACCTTCAAGAGAACGTGATGGAAGTCAGCAACAGCGAGCCTGGAGAAAAGatggaaagaaaaagaaagaaaaagaagaaaatggaCGTAGAGGTCAAAGAAGAGGTTGACGTGGGCCACAGTGGaaagatgaagaaaaaaaaaaggaaaaacattgAAGATGAAGAACAAAACCCAGAATCAGGGGACGGAGAGGTcaagaagaaaagaaagaagacagaaaaaaatataaaaacaactgTAGAAAGGGATGCAGAACCAACAAAGAAAAGGAAGATAAAAGAAAAGAACGCCAGCTTAAAGACtgaaaacaataaagagaagaCGGTAAAAGCCAACAAGGAGAAATTGGCTCTAGTAGAAGAAGAGACCAAtgagaaaaatgtaaacactgagAAAAGGagcaagaagaagaaaaagagatTAGAAAACCTGGATGAGGGTCATCGTGAAGGCCCTGCTCCTGTAAATGGGACGAAAGCAAAGACAGGTGATGTCACAGGAGCGATGAGGTCATCAAAACATAAGATGAAAAAGAGCATCAAGCTGGAGGTTGATGATGTCATAGAGGAGGAGCTCCAGGAATACAAGAAGAGTAAACAAGACGAGAACAAATCCACAGaaaag AAAGATGTTGTGTTCCTGTCAGCGAGGCCCGGAAATCAGGATGAAGTTTCTATAGATCAG GCTCGCCGACTCGCCCTGCAGGAGGACATTGATAAAGAATCGCAGCCAAAACCG AATCTTGGCCAGTGGAGCACAGCTCAGTTTGACAGCTCTGACAAACAGGCTAAGTTCATGCGACTAATGGGCGGGTTTAAAAAAAGCAGCCAGCCTATCACAGGAAGCTCCGGGCAGGCAAACATGGCCCTAGGAAAAGAAGGTCAACAAACTTTACAGCAAGGCCTTTTGGGAGAGTTTGAGCGCGCGCAGAGCCGACATTTGGACTTCAGGAATAAAGGAATTGGGTTGGGATTTACACCGCCGTCCAATAAGAAGTTTGCGATTGACGTGAACGCACGGAACTCGATACGATTCGATGACTGA
- the exosc1 gene encoding exosome complex component CSL4, with the protein MSLLENMSPMKLCVPGERLCSTEDCIPGTGTYLRHGYIFASLAGYVLRKNEGEELPVISVVRETEAQLLPDVGAIVTCKVTSINPRFAKVHILYVGSTPLKDRFRGTIRREDVRATEKDKVETYKSFRPGDIVLAKVISLGDVQSNYLLTTAENELGVVVAHSEAGTQMVPISWCEMQCPRTHAKEFRKVARVQPEYLQA; encoded by the exons ATGTCGCTTCTTGAAAACATGTCGCCCATGAAGCTGTGTGTTCCAG GTGAAAGGCTCTGCAGCACGGAGGACTGTATTCCCGGTACCGGCACGTATTTGAGGCACGGCTACATCTTCGCCTCACTCGCGGGTTACGTGTTGAGAAAGAACGAGGGAGAGGAG CTCCCGGTGATTTCAGTGGTTAGAGAGACAGAAGCACAGCTTTTGCCTGACGTCGGTGCCATTGTCACCTGCAAG GTGACAAGTATCAACCCAAGGTTTGCTAAAGTTCACATTTTATATGTGGGGTCGACACCGCTAAAAGACCGCTTTAGAGGCACGATCAG ACGAGAAGATGTAAGAGCGACAGAGAAGGATAAA gtGGAGACATACAAAAGCTTCAGGCCAGGAGACATCGTCCTTGCTAAAGTT ATCTCTTTAGGTGACGTGCAGTCGAACTACCTGCTGACTACAGCTGAGAATGAGCTGGGTGTTGTGGTGGCCCACAGCGAAGCTG GCACTCAGATGGTCCCCATCAGCTGGTGTGAGATGCAGTGTCCGCGCACGCACGCTAAAGAGTTTCGCAAGGTAGCGCGGGTACAGCCGGAGTACCTGCAGGCATGA
- the pgam1b gene encoding phosphoglycerate mutase 1b, whose protein sequence is MAAYKLVLIRHGESCWNQENRFCGWFDADLSETGVEEAKGGGQALKDAGYEFDICYTSVLKRAIRTLWLVLDGIDQMWLPVHRTWRLNERHYGGLTGLNKAETAAKHGEAQVKIWRRSYDTPPPPMDPDHDFYTAISKERRYADLTEDQLPSCESLKDTIARALPFWNEEIVPQIKEGKRVLIAAHGNSLRGIVKHLEGMTEEAIMELNLPTGVPILYELDKNLKPVKPMQFLGDEETVRKAMEAVAAQGKAKK, encoded by the exons ATGGCCGCGTATAAGCTCGTGCTGATCCGCCACGGCGAAAGCTGCTGGAACCAGGAGAATCGATTCTGCGGCTGGTTCGATGCCGATCTGAGCGAAACCGGAGTCGAGGAGGCCAAAGGGGGCGGCCAGGCCCTGAAAG atgcGGGTTATGAGTTCGACATATGCTACACGTCCGTGCTGAAGCGCGCTATTAGGACCCTGTGGCTGGTGCTGGATGGCATCGATCAGATGTGGCTGCCTGTGCATCGCACCTGGCGTCTGAATGAACGCCACTACGGTGGTCTCACAGGCCTCAACAAAGCCGAGACGGCGGCCAAACACGGGGAAGCTCAAGTGAAGATCTGGAGACGCTCCTATGACACCCCTCCTCCACCCATGGACCCAGATCATGACTTCTACACCGCCATCAGTAAG GAACGTCGCTACGCCGACCTGACGGAGGACCAGCTGCCCTCTTGCGAGAGTCTTAAAGACACCATAGCTCGCGCTCTGCCGTTCTGGAATGAGGAAATTGTTCCTCAGATCAAAGAGGGCAAGAGAGTTCTCATCGCTGCCCACGGCAACAGCCTGAgaggcatcgtgaagcacctggAAG GTATGACAGAGGAGGCGATCATGGAGCTGAACCTGCCCACAGGAGTCCCCATCCTCTATGAGCTGGACAAGAACCTGAAGCCCGTGAAACCCATGCAGTTCCTGGGAGATGAAGAGACGGTCCGCAAAGCCATGGAAGCTGTCGCCGCACAGGGCAAAGCCAAGAAATAG